gtaaacagtgagaaggccacgccactgccttctcaaacagctgatcggcggggctcctgggtgtcggacccctgctggtcagatgctgattatctatccagaggatagatcatcagttaaaaaaaaaactgcagaacccctttaaaggaaatatgtcatcagaaaatgatctgtttaaatcacttttttatgtttaacctaattttttttaatatttgtttttaatttttcatgtcacTTTGTTTAAATtttaaactaaaaccaaaaatccTTCAGTTTTTGCACttgccactatgtctaataattgccGCCACTTCTTGGTTTATAAAGATTAATTAATTAACTTgagttaactcattctaatcctgcctgtaaatgatgccacctctgtgtacagattgATAAtctcctattgtgaatggtggattctgtctTCTTatttattctttccttgtacaattacctttgcacaggtcacagagcatgcctagaaaactctcccataaaagtcaggtcccctcctgaccattgtctgGCCCCTGGGCTGCCGTAAATTACTTTTcctaatgctttgtaaatgctgttaggaACAgagcaggcaagatggccgccctcataatcatgttccggaaataaaattaaaaaaatctacaatcagaaaaaaaattctgtctccctctcactaaactcttgcCCTTTcagtcctaaatgctgcagccaggctcatctatccatccaaccgctacactgatgctactagtctgtgccagtcacttcactggatgcccatccaccacagaatacagttcaaacttctcaccctcacccacaaagctctccacagtactGCACCTCCATACTAcatctccctcatctccatctatctccgttctgttagcgacctaagattaataacctccatatttCAtacctcactcccgtcttcaagacttttctcgagctgcacctactctctggaatactccgcccaggaatactaggtcaattcacaacttctccaccttaaaaacacatcttttcaggcaggcttatcaagctacctaaaatgacttttcccagactaaacctttcccccaccaactcctctggcctaaattcgatcctctagtagtcccaaacccgaagcagattggccagcaccactcctgtcagttcaataatggctcaaatcctacttatcacaatcaactaccttatgtgtcacccccaattcctcatagattgtaagctcttgcgagcagggccctgactcctagggtttcagttgcatattagccagttacgttTGTTTTgttcatgaaccctatgaatttgtaaagcgctgctgggagttattgcctgattggagtcggtaaggaattttttattcccctaaagtgaggaaaattggcttctacctcacagggtttttttttttttttttgacttcctcgaactggatggacaaatgtcttttttcggccttatgtactatgtaatatggtggcgctatataaatacattttattattatagattaGAAAAAAATGCCCATATCTGTTTTTAACtgacagataacatttttggtggcaCATTTCCTTTTGAGTTTGGATTCTCGAAGGTTATAGAGACTGGTTCCATTTTTTTTCATGTAAAATGGAAGCCTTGAAACTTCCCTTTATGCGCATTTTTCACATGTCGAACATGCTGTCAGTTTTCTGGACTGTTCCATTTTTGCACTTGTtacaattaatttatttttaactcCTGATGCTTTCCATGCAAGTGGTCATCTATGAAAAGTATGCTTGCTCTGTCTACTCTAGATTGGAACTATTCTGGCTCTTGAATGTCTATATGCCAGATTAACAAAATGTCTGTCACATGCAATTCTTTTGGAAACTCGTCATTTGTTTCCGTAAATTACCattaatacattttttgtttAATCAGCAAGAAGAGTGGTAAGGTTAAAGCTGCCTACAAGCAGGAGTATGTGAACCTTGGCTGTGATGTGGACTTCGATTTTGCTGGTCCTGCCATCCATGGCTCAGCTGTGGTCGGCTATGATGGTTGGCTTGCCGGTTATCAGATGACCTTTGATAGTGCCAAATCAAAGTTGACCAAGAATAACTTTGCAGTCGGTTACAAGACAGGAGACTTCCAACTTCACACAAACGTGTAAGTATATTTCAAGATTGTCTTCTAATCCatgcagttattttttttatttatttttttaccctataagacgcaccgacccataagatgcacctaggtttagtGGAGGACaacaagaaaaaataattttcgttagacctcagatcagacccccaattttaataagaccccaagaagacctcagatcagacccacgatcagacctcagctcagaccccaatgtgaatgaccccccccccaatcgGACCTCACATCAGCCCCTACTGCCTCTCATATTGGCCCCCATTGCCTCAATGACCAAGCTCAAAGATCAAGCAGTGCTTGGGAAAAactgttaaggggttaaaataggtTCCCGGCCTTAGGATCCATTCacgcatccgtgtgtgttttgcggatcagcggaaaacactgacaccggcaatgtgcattccgcattttgcggactgcacatcgccgccactataatagaatatgcctaatcttgtccggaatagcggacaagaataggacatgttctattttcgagAACGGaaatgcgggtccgcatttctggATGTGGGCCGCacttcgtgcggccccatagaaatgtatgggtccgctaaatgcggaacagaattgcggactggtgaatggacccttagagaagccctttaaacagttATTATGAAATCATAGATCTCTATTTTCTGGAGACTGCCCCTCATTTTATTCTACCTAGAATAGAATTGGAAATTCCACCATGTCTTCTTGTGTGTAGGCAGATGATACCCATGAACTATAGACCTTTACCTGTTGtaaatcagatcagcccctattgcctcatgtttaataaaataaaccactttacctctcctgctcctcaccgtctgcactcttcctcctcctattgTCAGCTGTGCTGTTAAAAGgggtgcacagcgtgaggtcacagagtgccctCACTCTGTGCACAGCCCACAGCCGagcaccaggaagcggtgagtacagagccttctccgcttcctggtcctccgttactaatgaccgcttccataatggaagtgctacttggtattcgccccataagacgcaggggcattttccccccacttttgggggggggggggaaatgcgtCTTATGGCGGCTACAAATATGCTAATTCAACATCTCCTCGTGGTTGGTCAGGCGCAATTGGGGACATGGTCCCAGGTCTTTCTCTGGCAGTAACACCTCTATGGTTTAGGAAAACAAACAACTTATTCTGtggttattttatgtatttaaagggtttctatcacctcgttttgacataattagctatcagacactagcaatccgctagtgtctgctctaccaaacaatgctattataatatctttgtgtgcagccgtttgcctaaaaaacgaacttttattgatatgctaatgtgcCTCTaggtgttatgggggcgtcttttcagcacctagaggctcggtctactcacacaaaatgccgcccagcgcgtccctccagcccgcccatctcctctggaatgcgatcctccctctgagccagcggacgaattctcgcgcctgcacagatatctccactgcgcctgctccAAGGAACAGACTACGCCCGGCAGCAAGCAGTGGaaatgtctgtgcagggagcggtcagacattcactgcgcctgcgccgaatacagacgcgcaggcgcgagaattcgtcctctGACTCAgaaggaggatcgcattccagaggagataggcgggctggagggacgcgctgggcggcattttgtgtgagtagaccgagcctctaggtgctgaaaagacgcccccctagcacctagaggctcattagcgtatcaataaaagttcgttttttaggcaaactgctgcacacaaaggtattataatagcattgtttggtagagcagacactagcggatcgctagtgtctgatagtTAATTATGTCAAAACGAGGTGATAGAATTTGACTTcggaattaaagggtttctatcttaTATATTTGATTCAGCAgtctaaaaaatgtatatatcaaCTAAGATATATGACCACTGAGGCCTAAGTATAACAAGGTTCTGGTTGGGTTGTAGTGGGAAATTTTAAGAAGCTGTCTTGttgtagctaaggctactttcacatttgcagcaCAGCATTCCGGCAGGCtggtccagcagagaacagcctgccagagatctctggatccggcaATGCCAGATGCTAACGGAATGCCcgctggccccattaactataatgggttcCATTGGAGATCCAGCCACAtcccggcaaatatgcagagaatcggtCGGACAGAAACCACTGCACAGCGGTTTTTGTCTGGCAGATTCCTGGCATTCTGGGCTGGAACCACCTGACTAAAGGCTTTACTGGatatgtgaaagtagactaaaaaCAAACATGACAGCAACCTCTGTATGGGAGAGAGCCTGGCTTTAGCATAGTTGCTCATGTTGTGGATACATTTAGCAAAGTGCTAAAGATATATTGTAATCTTGTAGTTTTCGAAAGGATAATTGTGTATTTCTGAATGTAGTAATGTCTAATTGTACTTGCACATTGAACTATACTGACCTGTGTACTCTACCGTCTCTCTTCAGCAATGATGGGTCTGAGTTCGCTGGTTCCATCTATCAGAAAGTTAGTGATAAATTGGAGACAGCAGTAAACCTTGCTTGGACATCTGGGAACAACAGTACCCGCTTTGGAATTGCTGCTAAATACCAGTTGGACTCTCATGCATCAATCTCTGTGAGTATTGAATTAGCACCGCAGTTTAGTTTGTACGACCAGAGGTGCTTGTGCGTGTTCACCATATGTGACCACCAAAAACATTGAATCTCTTAACCCTTCCccgcactgtacatgtacagcactgggAGGGCTTTCAAACATGGTGCATGTGCCATGGccggcgggtctctgctgtttcaaacagaggCCTGTGGATCATGTCCGTGACAAGCAATAATGCCAATTGTAGTCATTAAAGCCTattgatgccatggtcaaatgcgtCTACGACATCTAAATAACATGGAAGTGCAAGCTTCAGGATCTTTTGCTAAGACCGGCACCTCTAGTCAGCAATCGCAGATGCCGTCATTAATAATAGTACGCatagtctctctgaagagaccaagtgtattagagctgcagttcctatgttggccagcaggtggctaACATAGGATATCTGCAAAATCAGCCTATACtgtatcttaaagggtttctaccaccagaaatactgttatgtagctgactgacattagcgatgcgctaatgtcagcactacataacagtatgttttttaccttttctccctgcagccgttttggttaaaaaaagcacttttataatatgctaatgagcctctaggtgctatgtgggtgtaaaatcagcacctagaggctccgtccactcaccctttatcccgcccaggtcctctgttctgcccgcccctctcctattgattgatggcacggtccgccgcattgCTGCCGAAATACcgcacctgcgccgttcacttctgtattcggcgcagtgagtgaaggccgctttcctgatgccagcttcctcactgtgacgtagttgcCGCAGTGAGGAatctggcaccaggagcgcatcattcactcactgcgccgaatacagaagtgaatagCGCAGGTGCAGGATTTCGCACAGCAATGCGGTGGACCGTgcaatcaatcaagaggagcggggcgggcaaaaaagaggacctgggcgggataaagggtgagtggaaGGAGCCTCTagatgctgattttacgcccacctagcacctagaggctcattagcatattataaaagtgttttttttttaccaaaaacggCTGCAAGGAGAAAcgtaaacatactgttatgtagtgctgacattagcgcatcgctaatgtcggcacataacagtatttctggtggtagaaacccttttaaatataaaaattgtaATCACCCCCTCTCTCCCttctctaaaataaaaaatacatacacaataaaaaaatagggCATCACTGCTTCTGAAAATGcccttactattaaaatataaaaatatttatcccatatggtgtaATGGAAAGTGTATAAACGTCtgattcttcttcttttttttttttttttttttgtgcttcttACCCAAAAAAttggatcaaaaagtcatacacgccatgtatcaataaaaacgatagaacgtcccgcaaaaaaaattagcccccacagctcagtagacataacaataaaaaagttatgggggttagaatatggccATGTAAAATAAATTTTACCCTAAAGTTTttctttcagtattaaaacacaagaaaacgaACCATATGTGGTATTGTTCTAATCcttctgacccagagaataaagggcacaGTTCAGTTGTTTTGCATAGAGAATGCCGTAaggacaaaacccataaaactgtggcttaattgtttatttttttttccaattctaccctatttgtaattttttcactttattgtgtggcattagaaagcacaacttatcctgcaaaaaaaaataagccctcatacggctatgtgaacagagaaataaaaaatgttatggctccgggaaaaCGGGGaagaaaaacgaaaatgcaaaaatgaaaaaacctccggtatccaaggggttgtcttacttgaGCAAATAGCATTTGTTCTGTAGAGGAAGtttatacaaggcacttattaatgtattgttatccatattgcttgctggataaatttttccatgacattatatactgcacatttccgtggttatgaccaccctgcaatccagcagcagtggccatgcttgcatactataagaaaaagcactggcctatgtgcacCTCCAAAGCCCcggccatggaaacgagcagtgcataatatgaaggaaaaatgaatccagccaacaaaggaagcaatatgaataataatacattagtaagtgccttttattaacttcCCCTatgtaataaatgccatttgctgtatTTGAAGGGGGAGATGTTTAACATAAAATGTACAAAGGACTATAATCTAACTAAGATGTGTTTATTTCAATTAGACAAAGGTGAACAATGCCAGCCTTGTTGGAGTAGGGTACACCCAGACTCTCAGGCCAGGTGAGTGCTGGAACTGTTCTTCGATTGTAAGGAATCTGACTGTTAGCGATTATTTATATTTTGGAGATTTAAATGGCTAATAATCATAAGACCACTAGGAAGCTGTAGGGAGAAGCACACTGTCCCAGTGGCTACACACCAAGTAATTGTTTCATGTAATTTTCCCCTCCAAGCTGGCCTTTAGAGAAGACAACAGCTCCGTAGTGGGTGTTCCGATCAAACATGGCATGTTATTTCTCTGTACGACTGTATTCTGCCATAggcatctaagggctctttcacacttgcgttcttgtcttccggcatagagttccatcgtcggggctctatgccggaagaatcctgatcaggattatcctaatgcattctgaatggagagaaatccgttcaggatgcatcaggatgtcttcagttccggaacggaacgttttttggccggagaaaatactgcagcatgctgcgctttttgctccggccaaaaatccggaacacttgccgcaaggccggatccggaattaatgcccattgaaaggcattgatccggatccggccttaagctaaacgtcgtttcggcgcattgccggagccgacatttagctttttctgaatggttaccatggctgccaagacgctaaagtcctggcagccatggtaaagtgtagcggggagcgggggagcagtatacctaccgtccgtgcggctccccgggcgctccagagtgacgtcagggagccccaagcgcatggatcatgtgatcgcatggatcacgtcatccatgcgcatggggcgctctgacgtcattctggagcgccccggggagccgcacggacggtaagtatactgctcccccgctccccgctcctactatggcaaccaggactttaatagcgtcctgggtgccatagtaacactgaacgcatttggaagacggttccgtcttcaaatgctttcagtacacttgcgtttttccggatccggcgtgtaattccggcaagtggagtacacgccggatccggacaacgcaagtgtgaaagaggcctaaagcatgTCGGTAACTATAATAGGGCTACATTGAAGTCTGTGGCTGCTATTTTACAGCTTCATATGCCTCTGGGGGCTTTGGAGCCATCACATGTAAGTCTGTAGTTAGTCTATTCGCACCAGCAATGGCTTCGGAATAATTCAGCTAATTACATTATATCTGATTGCCAGATATACTTTCTTCACCTTTTGTTTGTTCATctttagatttatttatttttgtgtagTTGCATTTGTCAGGAAAGTTATAATGCTAAGAATTTTTAAAGGTGTTTTTCCTGGAGTTAAATATTGAAAACCTACAGTATCTTTAGGATACgtcttcaatatctgatcagaGGGTTAGGCTCCTGGCActcctgctaatcagctgtttgaaggggcctgGGACATTGTGTCCACTTGTCACATAGCCGTTGTGCAGCTTATTCCCTTTTGAAGTGAATGAGATTGAGCTGCAATATGAAGCACAGCCACTAAACAATGTACAGCAGTGTTTGGTAATGCTATGAAGAGGATCAaacagattggcgggggtgccagaggtttgaccccccccccccccaattagatattgatgacctttcctgaggataggtcctcaatatttaATTCCTGTGAAATCCCTGTAACCGTGTTAGGGCTGTAAAACGGCTGTCTTCTCCCAAGGCcagtagttttttagttttttttgataAAAGGTGAGTCTTCAGCCTTATGCAATAATATTTGACTTttgtgtgttaggctactttcacaccagtgtttttgctggatccgtcatggatcagcaaaaaacgcttctgtcATAATACAACTGTGTCttcatctgttctgaacggatccggttgtattatctctaaaatagccaagactgatccgtttctaaaaccattgtaagtcaaaagggcatggatctgttttcttttgtctctgagaaaatggatctgacactattgacttacattgtgtcatgacggatccatcttgctccacaccacattgtggacagaaaaacgcttcttgcagcgttattctgtccgcgacggGGATGCAACCAAATGGAAAGCTTTCTGGTGCACTCAGTTCCCTTTAGTTCTgttttttgtccccattgacaattaatggggacaaaacagaaatgGATCCTctgactgatctcaatagcggaaagggaaagcacagatgtgaaagtagacaCAGTTGGGTTTTTATCCAGGTACACTTTCTCTGGATGATGTATCGGAGACTCTATTCTCCTTAGAAGGGAGAGAAATTGTTCTGAGATCAAGCATCCAACGAAGAACGCTTTTAGCATaccatattgtgtgtgtgtgtgtgtgtgtgtgtgtgtgtgtgtgtgtgtgtgtgtgtgtatatacagttttGTATTGGAAGCCAAACTGCATACGGTCTGGAGTTTTCTTACTATATCGAttatttaattaaaggggttctgaagTTATTtagtgatctatcctctggatagatcacaaTCATCTGATCGGCAGTTGGGGTCCTACACCCGGgatcactgccgatcagctgtttgagaaggcagtggcgctggcaGTAGTACCGTGGCCTCcttgctgtttaccgcaggcccagtgacgtcacgactagaatCAGTGGCCTGGGTGggtctaagctccattcaagtgaacagagcttagtccCGCCCGGGCCATTGATACTaatagaggatagatcatcagtttaaaaaaactgcagaacccctttaaagacaagtTAGCgggtttttatattctttttaaAGAATGTGCTCTCTTGACTTCATACAGGAAAATGTTGAATGACcaaatgcacttttttttttttctttctttctttcaagaAATGATTGCAGTGATGTGTTTAACTGattatttaaactttttattttattttattttttgtcttttctcaGGTGTCAAACTGACTCTTTCTGCATTGGTAGATGGAAAGAATATAAATGCTGGTGGCCACAAACTTGGCATAAGCCTGGAATTGGATGCTTAAGCTTTTTATCCTCTGCTATTTGCAATTACCAAGGGATATCCAGGAAACAAGGCCTTACCTAATATATTTGTTTCATAATCATAACCAGCAAAGCTTATTTTGCCTCCTTCTGTTCTCTCCTTCCCAGTTCATAGGACAGGAGCTGCACTGAGGTAGAATTTCTATACTTTCTGGATGAGCCTAGTTAAATTTGGCAGTAGCTTCCCTCTTGGGATCCTACAGAGAAGCACTCCCTTAAACGTTATTTATATGTGTATTTAACTATTAGGCAGTGCTTCCCATCATGGTTTATATAGACCTCTGAAGAGAGGAAACACAAAATGTACATGTGTATGCATGTTTGTTTTTATGTTCCTTTTTAACATTTAATAACGCTAAGTCCGACACAAATCTCGAAGCCCTAGATCTGCTCATCCAGAAGGACAACAGTTTTGAGTAAGACACCTTTATTTTGTGAGGGTTTTTGATATCCCAAAACAGGAAAAATATGAATAAAACTAACTTACATGTGCAACTTGTGCTAATGTCTTGCTTTTCAATTTCACCTTTGTACAGAACATGATAATAGAGATACTCAAGGCAAATGGTATAACGCGCAGTAATCGGTATAATGGACCTATTAATGTTTTAACATGCCAGTTCAGTAAAATCTTTGAAATTAGTCCACCAAATACAAGTTCCTAAGGTGCACTACTCTACCCTACAGGTCCTTAGCGCCACAGACAAAGTATTGAGAACTCTCCATTTAAAGGAAATGTCGctaaatgttatctgccagttagtttcaaaaaaatttccaaaaccaactttaaccacctcagcccccagtgcttaaacaccctgaaagaccaggccactttttacacttctgacctacactactttcaccgtttattgctcggtcatgcaacttaccacccaaatgaattttacctccttttcttctcactaatagagctttcatttggtggtatttcattgctgctgacatttttacttttttggttattaatcgaaatttaacaattttttttgcaaaaaaatgacatttttcactttcagttgtaaaattttgcaaaaaagtgtcacacatctggtatctccgtactcaggagaaggtggggaatgtgttttggggtgtcattttatatatacccatgctgggtgagagaaatatcttggtcaaatgccaactttgtataaaaaaatgggaaaagttgtcttttgccaagatatttctctcacccagcatgggtatatgtaaaatgacaccccaaaacacattccccaacttctcctgagtacggagataccagatgtgtgacacttttttgcagcctaggtgggcaaaggggcccatattccaaagagcacctttcggatttcacaggtcatttttttcagaatttgatttcaaactccttaccacacatttgggcccctagaatgccagggcagtataactaccccacaagtgaccccattttggaaagagaccccaaggtattcgctgatgggcatagtgagttcatggaagtttttattttttgtcacaagttagtagaatatgagactttgtatgaaaaaaaaaaaaaaaaaaaaaaatcatcattttccactaacttgtgacaaaaaataaaaaattctaggaactcgccatgcccctcacggaataccttggggtgtcttctttccaaaatggggtcacttgtggggtagttatactgccctggcattttccaggggccctaatgtgtggtaagtaggtaaatgacctgtgaaatcctaaaggtgctctttggaatatgggcccctttgcccacctaggctgcaaaaaagtgtcacacatgtggtatcgccgtattcaggagaagttggggaatgtgttttggggtgtcattttacatatacccttgctgggtgagagaaatatcttgacaaaagacaacttttcccatttttttatacaaagttggcatttgaccaagatatttctctcacccagcatgggtatatgtaaaatgacaccccaaaacacattccccaacttctcctgagtacggcgataccagatgtgtgacacttttttgcagcctagatgcgcaaaggtgcccaaattccttttaggagggcatttttagacatttggataccagacttcttctcatgctttggggcccctagaatgccagggcagtataaataccccacatgtgaccccattttggaaagaagacaccccaaggtattcaatgaggggcatggcgagttcatagaattttttttttttttggcacaagttagcggaaattgatattttttttaatttttttttctcacaaagtctcccgttccgctaacttgggacaaaaatttcaatctttcatggactcaatatgcccctcacggaatacctggggttgtcttctttccgaaatggggtcacatgtggggtatttatactgccctggcattctaggggccctaaagcgtgagaagaagtctggaatatccaatgcatttggattccgtgaggggtatggtgagttcatgtgagattttattttttgacacaagttagtggaatatgagactttgtaagaaaaaaaaaaaataattccgctaacttgggccaaaaaaatgtctgaatggagccttacagaggggtgatcaatgacagggggggtgatcaatgacagggggggtgatcaatgacagggggggtgatcaatgacagggggggtgatcaatgacaggggtgtgatcagggagtctatatggggtgataaccacagtcattgatcatgcccctgtaaggcttcattcagacgtccggatgcgttttgcggatccgatccatctatcagtggatccgtaaaaatcatgcggacgtctgaatggagctttacagggggggtgatcaatgacaggggggtgatcagggagtctatatggggtgatcaggggttaataagtgacgggggggggggggggtgtagtgtagtggtgcttggtgctactttactgagctacctgtgtcctctggtggtcgatccaaacaaaggggaccaccagaggaccaggtagcaggtatattagacgctgttctcaaaacagcgtctaatatacctgttaggggttaaaa
This window of the Bufo bufo chromosome 6, aBufBuf1.1, whole genome shotgun sequence genome carries:
- the VDAC2 gene encoding voltage-dependent anion-selective channel protein 2, which translates into the protein MAVPPSYADLGKSSRDVFSKGYGFGLVKLDVKTKSASGVEFTTSGSSNTDSGKVNGSLETKYKWGEYGLTFTEKWNTDNTLGTEITIEDQLAKGLKLMFDTTFSPNTGKKSGKVKAAYKQEYVNLGCDVDFDFAGPAIHGSAVVGYDGWLAGYQMTFDSAKSKLTKNNFAVGYKTGDFQLHTNVNDGSEFAGSIYQKVSDKLETAVNLAWTSGNNSTRFGIAAKYQLDSHASISTKVNNASLVGVGYTQTLRPGVKLTLSALVDGKNINAGGHKLGISLELDA